From Etheostoma cragini isolate CJK2018 chromosome 10, CSU_Ecrag_1.0, whole genome shotgun sequence, the proteins below share one genomic window:
- the med7 gene encoding mediator of RNA polymerase II transcription subunit 7 produces MSEPQQVSALPPPPMQYIKEYTDENIRKGLAPKPPPPIRDSYMMFGNQFQCDDLIIRPLESQGIERLHPMQFDHKRELKKLNMSILVNFLDLLDILIKSPVSIKREEKLEDLKLLFVHMHHLINEYRPHQARETLRVMMEVQKRQRQDTAERFQKHLERVVEMIQGCLASLPDDLPQMEGPDGAGHGGVSAAASFSCSFGQAPKLKTELMDIDEAGASCMAAGHQDKSVHTSKRDKTWDKDAALCSIIDEIA; encoded by the coding sequence ATGAGTGAACCACAGCAGGTCAGTGCCCTGCCTCCTCCGCCTATGCAGTACATCAAAGAGTACACAGATGAAAACATCCGCAAAGGTCTGGCTCCAAAGCCGCCTCCACCCATCAGAGACAGCTACATGATGTTTGGCAACCAGTTCCAGTGTGATGACCTCATCATCCGGCCACTGGAGAGCCAAGGCATTGAGAGGCTCCATCCTATGCAGTTTGATCACAAACGGGAGCTTAAGAAGCTCAACATGTCCATTCTGGTGAACTTTCTGGACCTGCTGGACATCCTTATCAAGAGCCCTGTCAGTATAAAGCGTGAAGAGAAGCTGGAGGACTTGAAGCTTCTATTTGTTCATATGCACCACCTGATTAATGAGTACAGGCCACATCAAGCCAGGGAGACACTGAGGGTGATGATGGAGGTGCAGAAGAGACAGAGGCAAGATACAGCTGAGAGGTTCCAGAAACATCTGGAGAGGGTGGTGGAGATGATCCAGGGCTGCCTTGCCTCCTTACCTGATGACTTACCACAGATGGAGGGTCCAGATGGTGCTGGGCATGGGGGGGTGTCTGCAGCAGCTAGTTTTAGTTGTTCTTTTGGGCAGGCCCCCAAGCTGAAAACTGAACTAATGGACATAGATGAAGCAGGTGCCAGCTGTATGGCAGCAGGTCACCAGGACAAGAGTGTCCATACTTCAAAGAGGGACAAAACGTGGGACAAGGATGCTGCCTTGTGCAGTATTATTGATGAAATTGCTTAA